One genomic window of Indioceanicola profundi includes the following:
- the trpS gene encoding tryptophan--tRNA ligase: protein MNRIFSGMQPTRQLHLGNYLGALKNWVALQNEYECIFCVVDLHALTIEHKPEVLRENIREVTAAYVAAGIDPEKNILFNQSTVTGHAELNWILACHTPLGWLNRMTQFKEKAGKHRENAVLGLYSYPTLMAADILLYKATHVPVGEDQKQHLELARDIAGAFNRYYGVEFFPQPEPQIMGEATRIMSLRDGTKKMSKSDESDYSRINLTDDADTIALKVRKAKTDPEPLPETVEDLEKRPEADNLVTIYAALTDSSRAQVLAQHAGSQFSAFKGALVDVAVSKLSPISAEMNRLLSDKAEIDRILKKGSDRANEIAAKNMDAIKDIVGLLRP, encoded by the coding sequence ATGAACCGCATTTTCTCGGGCATGCAGCCCACCCGCCAGCTCCACCTCGGCAATTATCTGGGGGCGCTGAAGAACTGGGTGGCCTTGCAGAACGAGTATGAGTGCATCTTCTGCGTGGTCGACCTGCACGCCCTGACCATCGAGCACAAGCCCGAGGTGCTGCGCGAGAACATCCGCGAGGTCACCGCGGCCTATGTGGCGGCCGGCATCGATCCCGAGAAGAACATCCTGTTCAACCAGTCCACCGTGACCGGCCATGCGGAGCTGAACTGGATCCTGGCCTGCCATACGCCGTTGGGCTGGCTGAACCGCATGACCCAGTTCAAGGAGAAGGCGGGCAAGCACCGGGAGAACGCGGTGCTGGGCCTTTACAGCTATCCCACGCTGATGGCTGCCGACATCCTGCTGTACAAGGCCACCCATGTGCCGGTCGGCGAGGACCAGAAGCAGCACCTGGAGCTGGCCCGCGACATCGCCGGCGCCTTCAACCGGTATTACGGGGTGGAGTTCTTCCCCCAGCCGGAACCGCAGATCATGGGCGAGGCCACCCGCATCATGAGCCTGCGCGACGGCACCAAGAAGATGTCCAAGTCGGATGAGAGCGATTACAGCCGCATCAACCTGACCGACGACGCCGACACCATTGCCCTGAAGGTCCGCAAGGCCAAGACCGATCCGGAGCCGCTGCCGGAGACGGTGGAGGATCTGGAGAAGCGGCCGGAGGCCGACAATCTGGTCACCATCTACGCGGCCCTGACCGACAGCAGCCGGGCGCAGGTGCTGGCCCAGCATGCCGGTTCCCAGTTCTCCGCCTTCAAGGGGGCGCTGGTGGATGTGGCGGTGTCGAAGCTGTCCCCGATCTCGGCGGAGATGAACCGGCTGCTGTCCGACAAGGCGGAGATCGACCGCATCCTGAAGAAGGGTTCCGACCGCGCCAACGAGATCGCCGCGAAGAACATGGATGCCATCAAGGACATCGTCGGGCTGCTGCGGCCGTGA
- a CDS encoding [protein-PII] uridylyltransferase, which yields MPDIHTPAAIHAKPPGRAAIAMRIAARVDAHDGSVDSLRTPVLAELKSCLEEGRAALRTQFEAQHRGETTVRALSRLMDSLIQALADFTMQTVYPTAEPTSAERFAVAATGGYGRGELAPLSDVDLLFLLPYKRTPRVEQMVEYMLYMLWDLGLKVGHAVRSVDECLRQSTDMTIRTGLLETRFLWGEEKLFDELRARFQKEIVASSAPAFIEAKLNERNERHRKLGDSRYVLEPNLKEGKGGLRDLQTLFWIAKYVYQVDEVEELVARGVLLEEEAQRFAKAQNFLWTARCQLHYLTGRAEDRLTFDVQPEIARCLGYTNHAGTSDVERFMKHYFLTAKDVGDLTRIFCANLEQESRRPPRFTRLFRAFTRGEVDGFALDAGRLNVRSDRHFRDHPLDLIRLFRVAQVHDLDIHPNALRAITRALSVIGPKLREDREANRLFLEILTSRKDPELTLRRMNEAGVLGRFVPDFGRTVGMMQFDMYHHFTVDEHTLYAVGIMHRIEAGQLNDETPLSAEVIHEIASRRALYVAVLCHDIAKGRGGDHSILGAKVARKLCPRLGMTEEETETVAWLVRWHLLMSHVAFKRDLDDDQTIRQFVEIVQSPERLKLLLCLTVADIRAVGPGRWNGWKATLLRQLYSRAVEIMSGSIGDEGRERRVAAAQSTLREELADWPAADVEAHLALGYPNYWLSSDTATLGRQARLIREAERAKAPLTLDTRIDRGRAVTEVTVYTADHPGLFSRLAGALALAGADIVDARIFTMTNGMALDVFTVQASTGGMFDSPDKLARLSVIVDKALAGEVRLAEELAKRRAALSSRHRAFKVAPRVLVDNKVSSGHSVVEVNGRDRSGLLYDLTRALTGLNLQIASAKISTYGEAAVDVFYVKDVFGLKITHEAKLKQVREALLAALADPDPEPRKAGRKRAA from the coding sequence ATGCCCGACATCCATACGCCCGCCGCCATCCATGCCAAGCCCCCCGGCCGCGCGGCCATTGCCATGCGGATCGCGGCCAGGGTGGATGCCCATGACGGCTCGGTGGACAGTTTGCGCACGCCCGTGCTGGCGGAGCTGAAATCGTGCCTGGAGGAAGGGCGGGCAGCGCTGCGGACCCAGTTCGAGGCGCAGCACCGGGGCGAGACGACGGTGCGCGCCCTGTCCCGCCTGATGGACAGCCTGATCCAGGCGCTGGCCGACTTCACCATGCAGACGGTCTATCCCACGGCGGAGCCCACCAGCGCCGAGCGCTTCGCCGTCGCCGCAACCGGCGGCTACGGGCGGGGCGAGCTGGCGCCCCTGTCGGACGTGGATCTGCTGTTCCTGCTGCCATACAAGCGCACGCCCCGGGTGGAGCAGATGGTGGAGTACATGCTCTACATGCTCTGGGACCTGGGGCTGAAGGTCGGGCATGCCGTCCGTTCCGTGGATGAGTGCCTGCGCCAGAGCACGGACATGACCATCCGCACCGGCCTGCTGGAGACCCGTTTCCTGTGGGGCGAGGAGAAGCTGTTCGACGAGCTGCGCGCCCGCTTCCAGAAGGAGATCGTGGCCAGCAGCGCCCCCGCCTTCATCGAGGCCAAGCTGAACGAGCGCAACGAGCGCCACCGCAAGCTGGGCGACAGCCGCTATGTGCTGGAGCCGAACCTGAAGGAGGGCAAGGGCGGGCTCCGCGACCTGCAGACGCTGTTCTGGATCGCCAAATACGTCTATCAGGTCGATGAGGTCGAGGAGCTGGTCGCCAGGGGCGTCCTGCTGGAGGAGGAGGCGCAGCGCTTCGCCAAGGCGCAGAACTTCCTGTGGACGGCGCGCTGCCAGCTCCACTACCTGACCGGCCGGGCGGAGGACAGGCTGACCTTCGACGTGCAGCCGGAAATCGCCCGCTGCCTTGGCTACACCAACCACGCCGGCACCTCGGACGTGGAGCGGTTCATGAAGCACTACTTCCTGACTGCCAAGGATGTGGGCGACCTGACCCGCATCTTCTGCGCCAACCTGGAGCAGGAGAGCAGGCGCCCGCCCCGCTTCACCCGCCTGTTCCGTGCCTTCACCCGCGGGGAGGTGGACGGGTTCGCGCTGGATGCCGGGCGTCTCAACGTGCGTTCCGACCGGCATTTCCGCGACCATCCGCTGGACCTGATCCGGCTTTTCCGCGTGGCCCAGGTCCATGATCTGGACATCCACCCCAACGCCCTGCGCGCCATCACCCGCGCGCTGTCCGTGATCGGTCCGAAGCTGCGGGAGGACAGGGAAGCGAACCGGCTTTTCCTGGAGATCCTGACCAGCCGCAAGGACCCGGAGCTGACGCTCCGCCGGATGAACGAGGCCGGCGTGCTGGGCCGCTTCGTGCCGGATTTCGGCCGTACCGTCGGCATGATGCAGTTCGACATGTACCACCACTTCACGGTGGACGAGCACACGCTGTACGCCGTGGGCATCATGCACCGGATCGAGGCCGGGCAGCTGAACGACGAGACGCCCCTGTCGGCGGAGGTGATCCATGAGATCGCGTCCCGCCGCGCCCTGTACGTGGCCGTGCTCTGCCACGACATCGCCAAGGGCCGCGGCGGCGACCATTCCATCCTGGGCGCCAAGGTGGCCCGCAAGCTCTGCCCCCGTCTCGGCATGACGGAGGAGGAGACGGAGACGGTGGCCTGGCTGGTGCGCTGGCACCTGCTGATGAGCCATGTGGCCTTCAAGCGCGACCTGGACGACGACCAGACCATCCGCCAGTTCGTGGAGATCGTGCAGAGCCCGGAGCGGCTGAAGCTGCTGCTCTGCCTAACCGTGGCCGATATCCGGGCTGTCGGCCCCGGCCGCTGGAACGGCTGGAAGGCTACGCTGCTGCGCCAGCTCTACAGCCGGGCCGTGGAGATCATGTCCGGCAGCATCGGCGACGAGGGGCGGGAGCGGCGCGTGGCCGCCGCTCAGTCCACCCTGCGGGAGGAACTGGCGGATTGGCCGGCAGCGGATGTGGAGGCGCATCTGGCGCTCGGCTATCCCAACTACTGGCTCAGCTCCGATACCGCCACGCTGGGTCGGCAGGCGCGGCTGATCCGGGAGGCGGAGCGGGCCAAGGCGCCGCTGACCTTGGACACCCGGATCGACCGCGGACGGGCGGTGACGGAGGTGACCGTCTATACGGCCGACCATCCCGGACTGTTCTCCCGCCTTGCCGGCGCGCTGGCATTGGCCGGGGCGGACATCGTGGATGCCCGCATCTTCACCATGACCAACGGCATGGCGCTGGACGTCTTCACCGTCCAGGCCTCCACCGGCGGCATGTTCGACAGCCCGGACAAGCTGGCCCGTCTATCCGTCATTGTGGACAAGGCGCTGGCCGGGGAAGTGCGGCTGGCCGAAGAGCTGGCCAAGCGGCGCGCGGCCCTGAGTTCCCGCCACCGCGCCTTCAAGGTCGCTCCCCGCGTGCTCGTGGACAACAAGGTTTCCTCCGGCCATTCAGTGGTGGAGGTGAACGGTCGCGACCGTTCCGGCCTGCTCTATGACCTGACCCGCGCGCTGACCGGGCTCAACCTCCAGATCGCCTCTGCCAAAATCTCCACTTATGGGGAGGCGGCGGTGGACGTCTTCTACGTCAAGGACGTGTTCGGCCTGAAGATCACCCATGAAGCGAAGCTGAAGCAGGTTCGCGAAGCCCTGCTGGCCGCCCTGGCCGACCCCGATCCCGAGCCGAGGAAGGCAGGACGGAAGAGAGCGGCTTAA
- the secB gene encoding protein-export chaperone SecB: protein MSDETNSNDLPAGGQDQGQQAGPRAVSVVVNAQYLKDLSFENPNAPQSLVGGGQQPPKIEMAVDVQARGLGENVAEVALTLRAEATQSERTAFIAEVVYAGVLSIPPLPPEQAKALLLIEGPRLLFPFARQILATVVQQGGFPPLMLQPIDFVDVYRRQTLGPQAQPTANDAPQGTA from the coding sequence ATGAGCGACGAGACCAACAGCAACGACCTCCCCGCCGGCGGCCAGGACCAGGGGCAGCAGGCCGGCCCGCGCGCCGTGTCGGTCGTCGTCAATGCCCAGTACCTGAAGGACCTGTCCTTCGAGAACCCGAACGCCCCCCAGAGCCTGGTCGGCGGCGGACAGCAGCCGCCGAAGATCGAGATGGCGGTGGACGTGCAGGCCCGCGGCCTGGGTGAGAATGTGGCCGAGGTGGCGCTGACCCTGCGCGCCGAGGCGACCCAGAGCGAGCGCACCGCCTTCATCGCCGAGGTGGTCTATGCCGGCGTCCTCTCCATCCCGCCGCTGCCGCCGGAGCAGGCCAAGGCCCTGCTGCTGATCGAGGGGCCGCGCCTGCTGTTCCCGTTCGCCCGTCAGATCCTGGCCACGGTGGTGCAGCAGGGCGGCTTCCCGCCGCTGATGCTCCAGCCCATCGACTTTGTGGACGTCTACCGCCGCCAGACGCTCGGGCCCCAGGCCCAGCCGACAGCCAACGACGCCCCGCAGGGCACCGCCTGA
- a CDS encoding pilus assembly protein HicB: protein MSSYPLNLPNSLKRAAERLAEQDGVSLDQWIATAVAEKVGAVEAADFFQRRAQGSSGSGLNTLLDKVAANPPMPGDELDR from the coding sequence ATGAGCAGCTATCCCCTGAACCTTCCGAATTCCCTGAAGCGGGCAGCGGAACGCCTTGCCGAGCAGGACGGCGTTTCCCTGGACCAGTGGATCGCAACGGCAGTGGCGGAGAAAGTCGGGGCAGTGGAAGCGGCCGATTTCTTCCAGCGGCGGGCACAGGGCTCCAGCGGCTCGGGCTTGAACACGCTGCTGGACAAGGTCGCGGCGAACCCGCCCATGCCAGGGGATGAGCTGGACCGCTGA
- the metZ gene encoding O-succinylhomoserine sulfhydrylase, translating into MTTKLPQPDTLPEDCRPRTLMVHGGTRRSGFEETSEAMFLTSGFVYDSAEEAENAFANEGSRFVYSRFRNPTVAMFEDRLAAYEGYERCFGTASGMAAVFAAVMGQLKAGDRIVASRALFGSCLYIVKEIAPRFGIETVLVDGTDNAQWAEALSRPADMVFLESPSNPCLDVVDLKTVVKLAKAAGAKVVVDNVFATPVLQRLKPLGVDVTVYSATKHIDGQGRCLGGAILCDAEIAAKLGLFLRHTGPSMSPFNAWVLLKGLETLELRVKSQCDSALAVATALEESASAARVRYPGLKSHPQHDLAIRQMAAGGTLICFDVVPRDGETEKQAAYRVMNALRVVKISNNLGDSKSLITHPATTTHQRLTDEERATLGILPGTVRLSVGLEDPADLITDLTRALSAS; encoded by the coding sequence ATGACGACCAAGCTCCCCCAGCCCGATACCCTTCCCGAGGATTGCCGGCCGCGCACCCTGATGGTGCATGGCGGAACCCGCCGCAGCGGGTTCGAGGAAACGTCGGAGGCGATGTTCCTCACCTCCGGCTTCGTCTATGACAGCGCGGAGGAGGCGGAGAACGCCTTCGCGAACGAGGGATCGCGCTTCGTCTACAGCCGCTTCCGCAATCCCACCGTGGCCATGTTCGAGGACAGGCTGGCCGCCTATGAGGGGTATGAGCGCTGCTTCGGCACGGCCAGCGGCATGGCCGCCGTGTTCGCCGCGGTGATGGGCCAGTTGAAGGCCGGCGACCGGATCGTCGCCAGCCGCGCCCTGTTCGGCTCCTGCCTCTACATCGTCAAGGAGATCGCGCCCCGTTTCGGTATCGAAACGGTGCTGGTGGACGGGACCGACAACGCCCAGTGGGCCGAGGCGCTGTCCAGGCCGGCCGACATGGTCTTTCTGGAAAGCCCCAGCAATCCCTGCCTGGACGTGGTGGATCTGAAGACGGTGGTGAAGCTGGCCAAGGCGGCCGGGGCCAAGGTGGTCGTGGACAATGTGTTCGCCACCCCGGTGCTGCAGCGCCTGAAGCCGCTGGGGGTGGACGTTACCGTCTATTCCGCCACCAAGCATATCGACGGCCAGGGCCGCTGCCTGGGCGGGGCCATCCTGTGCGATGCGGAGATCGCGGCCAAGCTGGGCCTGTTCCTGCGCCACACCGGCCCGTCCATGAGCCCGTTCAACGCCTGGGTGCTGCTGAAGGGGCTGGAGACGTTGGAGCTGCGCGTGAAGTCCCAGTGCGACAGCGCGCTTGCCGTCGCCACCGCGCTGGAGGAGAGCGCGTCGGCCGCCCGCGTGCGCTATCCGGGGCTGAAGAGCCATCCGCAGCATGATCTCGCCATCCGCCAGATGGCGGCCGGCGGCACGCTGATCTGCTTCGACGTGGTGCCCCGCGACGGCGAAACGGAGAAGCAGGCGGCCTACCGCGTCATGAATGCCCTGCGGGTGGTGAAGATTTCCAACAATCTGGGCGACAGCAAGAGCCTGATCACCCATCCCGCCACCACCACCCACCAGCGCCTGACGGACGAGGAGCGGGCCACCCTGGGCATCCTGCCCGGCACCGTGCGCCTGTCCGTAGGCCTGGAAGATCCCGCCGACCTGATCACCGACCTGACCCGCGCGCTGTCGGCGTCCTGA
- the murJ gene encoding murein biosynthesis integral membrane protein MurJ translates to MSFARAIATVGGLTMLSRVAGFVRDMLTAWVLGAGTAADIFFVAQRIPNWFRAMFAEGAFTVSFVPMYSARLEKDGRKAADAFADQALSMMVTVLLPLTVVMMVAMPGIMLLVASGYAEEPGVFAQLVRLGQITFPYLILISVVALQTGVLNALGRFGPGAAAPIMLNLCMIAAIGVSWAYGVEPNTALAWGFTVSGVAQLLWLSVSCWRAGVTLRITVPRLSPEVRQLFRQMAPGALAASVIQINLLVGTHIASLLPAGSVSYLYYADRLNQLPLGVIGIAIGTALLPTLSRHVQAGRQDQVRHYLSRGMEFGLMLALPAAVALAVIPEPILTTLFQRGNFGPAETAATAMALQAYAIGIPAYVASKVFNAAFFSRQDTRTPVKAAIITLLINTALALLLSQYLGHVGIALASGLAAFLNIGLLGLALHRKGILKLDAQVKRRIPRIILAAAGMGLVLAGLEMLLHDLFTAAAYIRIPALAGLIAVGGAAYGALVLLLGAGSLADAKALLRRR, encoded by the coding sequence ATGAGCTTTGCGCGCGCCATCGCCACTGTCGGCGGTCTGACCATGCTGTCCCGCGTCGCGGGGTTCGTGCGGGACATGCTGACGGCCTGGGTGCTGGGGGCGGGCACGGCGGCCGACATCTTCTTCGTGGCCCAGCGCATCCCGAACTGGTTCCGCGCCATGTTCGCGGAGGGCGCCTTCACCGTCAGCTTCGTGCCCATGTATTCCGCCCGGCTGGAGAAGGACGGGCGGAAGGCCGCCGATGCCTTCGCCGACCAGGCGCTGAGCATGATGGTCACGGTTCTGCTGCCGCTCACCGTCGTCATGATGGTGGCCATGCCGGGTATCATGCTGCTGGTCGCCAGCGGCTATGCCGAGGAGCCGGGGGTGTTCGCCCAGCTTGTCAGGCTGGGCCAGATCACCTTTCCCTATCTGATCCTGATCTCCGTCGTGGCGCTTCAGACCGGCGTGCTGAACGCGCTGGGGCGGTTCGGGCCGGGCGCGGCAGCGCCCATCATGCTGAATCTGTGCATGATCGCCGCCATCGGCGTGTCCTGGGCCTATGGGGTGGAACCGAATACGGCGCTGGCCTGGGGCTTCACCGTGTCGGGGGTGGCGCAGCTTCTCTGGCTGTCGGTGAGCTGCTGGCGAGCCGGGGTGACCCTGCGCATCACGGTTCCGCGGCTGAGCCCGGAGGTGCGGCAACTCTTCCGCCAGATGGCGCCGGGCGCCCTGGCCGCCAGCGTCATCCAGATCAACCTGCTGGTCGGCACCCACATCGCCTCCCTGCTGCCGGCGGGCTCCGTCTCCTACCTCTACTATGCCGACCGGCTGAACCAGTTGCCGCTGGGCGTCATCGGCATCGCCATCGGCACGGCGCTGCTGCCCACCTTGTCCCGCCATGTGCAGGCCGGCCGGCAGGATCAGGTCCGTCATTATCTGAGCCGGGGCATGGAGTTCGGGCTGATGCTGGCCCTGCCGGCGGCCGTGGCGCTGGCCGTGATCCCGGAGCCGATCCTTACCACCCTGTTCCAGCGCGGAAATTTCGGCCCCGCCGAGACGGCGGCCACGGCCATGGCGCTGCAGGCCTATGCCATCGGCATCCCCGCCTATGTGGCCAGCAAGGTCTTCAACGCCGCCTTCTTCAGCCGCCAGGACACCCGCACCCCGGTCAAGGCCGCCATCATCACCCTGCTGATCAATACCGCCCTGGCGCTGCTGCTCAGCCAGTATCTGGGCCATGTCGGCATCGCCCTGGCCAGCGGGTTGGCCGCCTTCCTGAATATCGGGCTGCTGGGGCTGGCCCTGCACCGCAAGGGCATCCTGAAGCTGGACGCCCAGGTGAAACGGCGCATTCCCCGCATCATCCTGGCCGCCGCCGGCATGGGGCTGGTGCTGGCGGGGCTGGAGATGCTGCTGCACGACCTGTTCACCGCCGCGGCCTATATCCGCATTCCGGCGCTGGCCGGCCTGATCGCGGTGGGCGGGGCGGCCTATGGTGCCCTGGTGCTGCTTCTGGGCGCGGGATCGCTGGCCGACGCCAAGGCGCTGCTGCGCCGCCGCTAG
- a CDS encoding pyroglutamyl-peptidase I family protein, protein MRILLTGFEPFLTHAANPTALLAERLDGAEVAGARIHGVKLPVAFDRAADAFVEAFQAVRPDAVLLFGLAYSYDEVRLERLALNLDDAASPDSEGAVRRNRPIVADGPMGYWSSLPVDLILDRLNSAGLTAKPSRDAGGYVCNHLFFRVRHWLETQGLDIPAGFIHVPPTPDLLTPADRGRRTGWPLEGIEQAARLVVETVVDSARSA, encoded by the coding sequence ATGCGCATCCTGCTGACCGGCTTCGAACCCTTCCTGACCCACGCCGCCAATCCCACCGCCCTGCTGGCCGAGCGGCTGGACGGGGCGGAGGTGGCGGGAGCGCGCATCCACGGGGTGAAGCTGCCCGTGGCCTTCGACCGGGCGGCCGACGCCTTCGTGGAGGCGTTCCAGGCCGTGCGGCCGGACGCCGTGCTGCTGTTCGGGCTGGCCTATTCCTATGACGAGGTCCGGCTGGAACGGCTGGCCCTGAACCTGGACGATGCCGCCAGTCCGGACAGTGAGGGCGCCGTGCGCCGGAACCGGCCCATCGTGGCGGACGGACCGATGGGCTACTGGTCCAGCCTGCCGGTGGACCTGATCCTGGACCGGCTGAACTCGGCCGGACTGACGGCAAAGCCGTCGCGGGATGCCGGCGGCTATGTCTGCAATCACCTGTTCTTCCGGGTGCGGCACTGGCTGGAGACGCAGGGGCTGGATATCCCCGCCGGCTTCATCCATGTGCCCCCCACCCCCGACCTGCTGACCCCGGCCGACCGCGGCCGCCGCACCGGCTGGCCGCTGGAAGGGATCGAGCAGGCGGCCCGGCTGGTGGTCGAGACCGTCGTGGACAGCGCCAGGAGCGCATGA
- a CDS encoding sulfite oxidase-like oxidoreductase, whose protein sequence is MSQDDTTGQIRQKLVDTKEKLAKAGHLLTGGGGKDRLPPGQREVKNWPVLDLGIQPEIPLESWELTVDGLVENPVTWNWAQFQAQPQQQFLTDIHCVTAWSRYDNHWDGVSARHLLSVVKPKPDARHIVFHSHDGYTTNVKLEVFNDEDVLLAHSWEGKPITTEHGGPVRVIIPKYYFWKSAKWVKRIEFVAEDQPGFWEERGYHNEGDPWTEQRYS, encoded by the coding sequence ATGTCCCAGGACGATACGACCGGCCAGATCAGGCAGAAGCTGGTGGACACCAAGGAGAAGCTGGCGAAGGCGGGCCACCTCCTGACCGGCGGCGGCGGCAAGGACCGCCTTCCGCCCGGCCAGCGGGAAGTGAAGAACTGGCCCGTGCTCGACCTCGGCATCCAGCCGGAGATTCCGCTGGAGAGCTGGGAGCTGACGGTGGACGGGCTGGTGGAGAATCCGGTGACCTGGAACTGGGCGCAGTTCCAGGCCCAGCCGCAGCAGCAGTTCCTGACCGATATCCACTGCGTCACCGCCTGGTCGCGCTACGACAACCACTGGGACGGCGTCTCGGCCCGGCACCTGCTGTCCGTGGTGAAGCCCAAGCCCGACGCCCGGCACATCGTTTTCCACAGCCATGACGGCTACACCACCAACGTGAAGCTGGAGGTGTTCAACGATGAGGACGTGCTGCTGGCCCATAGCTGGGAAGGCAAGCCGATCACGACCGAGCATGGCGGGCCGGTGCGCGTGATCATCCCCAAATACTATTTCTGGAAATCCGCCAAGTGGGTGAAGCGCATCGAGTTCGTGGCCGAGGACCAGCCCGGCTTCTGGGAGGAGCGCGGCTACCACAATGAGGGCGACCCCTGGACGGAGCAGCGCTACTCCTGA
- a CDS encoding putative toxin-antitoxin system toxin component, PIN family has product MRRIVLDTSVLIAGLRSSLGASFLVLRAIGDRRLRLLATPPLFLEYEDVLKRPNQLAAHHLSPDTVDAVLTELAALIEPVELNFRWRPQLRDPNDEMVLEAAINGGADALVTFNIKDFSPGAERFGIGLRTPRQLLKELGS; this is encoded by the coding sequence ATGAGGCGGATCGTTCTGGATACCAGTGTTCTGATCGCGGGACTTCGCAGTTCGCTGGGGGCAAGCTTCCTGGTGCTCAGGGCCATTGGCGACAGGCGTCTTCGGCTTCTGGCGACGCCTCCGCTATTCCTCGAATATGAGGATGTGCTGAAGCGGCCCAACCAGTTGGCAGCCCACCACCTGTCACCGGATACTGTCGACGCGGTACTCACGGAATTGGCTGCCCTGATCGAACCGGTCGAATTGAATTTCCGCTGGCGTCCTCAGCTCCGCGATCCCAATGATGAGATGGTTCTCGAGGCGGCGATCAATGGCGGGGCCGATGCCTTGGTCACGTTCAATATCAAGGATTTCAGTCCCGGGGCGGAGCGGTTTGGAATCGGGTTGCGGACTCCCCGGCAATTGCTGAAGGAACTCGGCTCATGA